The window GCAGCGCCCCGTCAGGGGCGCGGGGAACTACGCGACCAGCCACGAACCACCCGCAGCCGCGCAACACCCCCTGGCCACCCCCCACAGAGCGCACCGGCACTCAGGCCGCGAGGCCCACCGCGCCACAGGCAGCGCCCCGTCAGGGGCGCGGGGAACTGCGCGACCAGCCACGAACCACCCGCAGCCGCCCAGGCCCCCCTGGCCACCCCCCACAGAGCGCTACGCCGCCAAGCCCAGCGCAGCCATCCGCTTCGTGTGCGCCTCCGTGATCCGCGAGAACATCCGCCCGACCTCCGCGAGGTCGAACCCGTCCGCCACGCCCCCGACGAGCATCGTGGACAGCGCGTCCCGGTCGGCGACGACCCGCTGCGACTGCGACAGCGCCTCGCCCATCAGCCGCCGCGCCCACAGCGCCAGCCGGCCGCCCACCCGCGGGTCGGCGTCGATCGCGGCACGCACCTTCTCCACCGCGAACTCGGCGTGCCCGGTGTCGTCCAGCACGGCGAGCACCAGCTCACGGCTGTCGGAGTCGAGACGGGCCGCGACCTCGCGGTAGAAGTCGCTCGCGATCGAGTCCCCCACGTACGCCTTGACCAGGCCCTCCAGCCAGTCCGAGGGCGCCGTCTGCCTGTGGAAGCCGTCGAGCGCGGCGACGAACGGGTCCATGGCGGCCGTCGGCTCCTCGCCGATCTCGGTCAGCCGGTCCCGCAGCCGCTCGAAGTGGTGGAACTCCGCCGACGCCATCTTCGCCAGCTCCGCCTTGTCCGCGAGGGTCGGCGCCAGCTTGGCGTCCTCCGCGAGGCGCTCGAACGCCGCCAGCTCCCCGTACGCGAGCGCGCCGAGCAGGTCCACGACAGCGGCGCGGTACTGCGGGTCGGCGGAGGCCTGCGCCCAGTCCTGGGCGGCGACACCGGTCGGTTCGGCGGAGGCGGCGGACGCGTTCTCAGGCTTGTCAGAGCTAGTCATGAGGCGCACAATAGCCCGCTCGGCGACTCCGGGAAGCCCCTGGTCAACCACTGTGACGACGACTACGTGACCAATTCGGCCATCACATGTGCGCGAATCCGGGGTATGGTGGTAATGCGCCTGCTGAGTGCGTCGACGATGTTCGACGTGTCCGGACAGGGCGCACGCATGAGGATGCCCGGTCGGTGGCCCGATCGGCTCCGACCCGACAGCCCTCCCCGGCCGTACGGCTCATTACGTACGACGACCGGAAGGGACACCCTCAGCGGTACGAGCGCTAGAGCGTCGGCAGAGGTCCCGTGCTTTACGGCTGGCCCCGAGTGGTTCGCCCGTATGGCAGCCGACGTCCCCGGCACGGTCCGTCAAAGACCCCCGCGCTCGCCTCGCACCGCACCACACAGAAGAGGCATAGCCCTGACTACGACGTTTCGAGACCTTGGGATCCTGCCCGAGACGGCCGAGGCCCTGGAGGCCGTCGGCATCATCAACCCCTTCCCCATCCAGGAGATGACGCTCCCCGTCGCCCTTTCCGGCACGGACGTCATCGGCCAGGCGAAGACCGGTACCGGCAAGACGCTGGGCTTCGGTCTCCCGCTCCTGGAGCGCGTCACCGTCCCCGCCGACGTCGAGGCCGGACGCGCCACCCCCGAAGCCCTCACCGACGCCCCGCAGGCGCTCGTCGTCGTGCCGACGCGCGAGCTGTGCACCCAGGTCACCAACGACCTGCTCACGGCCGGCAAGGTCCGTAACGTGCGCGTGCTGGCGATCTACGGCGGCCGGGCGTACGAGCCGCAGGTCGAGGCCCTGAAGAAGGGCGTCGACGTCGTCGTCGGCACCCCGGGCCGGCTGCTGGACCTCGCGGGCCAGAAGAAGCTGAACCTCAACCACATCAAGAGCCTGGTCCTCGACGAGGCCGACGAGATGCTCGACCTGGGCTTCCTGCCCGACGTCGAGAAGATCATCAACCTGCTGCCGGCAAGGCGCCAGACCATGCTGTTCTCGGCCACCATGCCGGGCGCGGTCATCGGCCTCGCCCGCCGGTACATGTCGCAGCCCACCCACATCCGCGCCACCGCGCCGGACGACGAGGGCATGACGGTCGCGAACATCAAGCAGTTCGTCTACCGCGCGCACTCCATGGACAAGCCGGAGATGATCGCCCGCATCCTGCAGTCCGAGGGCCGCGGACTGGCGATGATCTTCTGCCGCACCAAGCGCACGGCCGCCGACATCGCCGAGCAGCTCCAGCGCCGCGGCTTCGCCTCCGGCGCCGTCCACGGCGACCTCGGCCAGGGCGCTCGCGAGCAGGCGCTGCGCGCCTTCCGCAACGGCAAGGTCGACGTCCTCGTCTGCACCGACGTCGCCGCGCGCGGCATCGACGTCGAGGGCGTGACCCACGTCATCAACTACCAGTCCCCCGAGGACGAGAAGACGTACCTGCACCGCGTCGGCCGCACCGGCCGGGCGGGCGCCAAGGGTACGGCGATCACGTTCGTCGACTGGGACGACATCCCGCGCTGGCAGCTGATCAACAAGGCGCTGGAGCTGGACTTCAACGACCCGGCGGAGACGTACTCGAGCTCCCCGCACCTGTTCTCCGACCTCGGCATCCCCGCGGGCACGAAGGGCATACTGCCGCGCTCGGAGCGGACCCGTGCGGGTCTGGGCGCGGAGGAGCTGGAGGACCTGGGCGAGACCGGCGGGCGTGGCGCTCGCGGCGGTCGTGGCGACCGGGGCGACCGGGGCGGCCGGGGTGGCCGCGCCCAGTCCGAGACGGCCGAGCAGGAGCGTCCGGCCCGTACGCCGCGCCGTCGCCGCCGTACCCGCGGGGGCGCCCCCGCGGACGCCACCGCCACGTCGGCACCGGCACCGTCCGTGGAGTCCGGCACCGAGGAGGCGCAGGCGGCCCGTACGCCGCGCCGTCGTCGCCGTACCCGCGGCGGAGCGCCCGGTGAGGCCCTGCCGGCCGCCGCGACGGTCACGGCCGACGAGGCAGCCGTCGAGGCGGTGGACACGGTGGAGGCTCCGGCCGAGCCGGCCGCCGCGGAGAAGCCGCGCCGCCGTCGCACCCGCAGGACGGCGGAGCAGCCGGCGACGGAGACGGCCGTGGAGCCGACCGTAGCGGCCGGCCCGGTCTCCGAGCCGGTCGTCGAGGCCGCTCCGGCCGAGGAGGCCGCACCGCGCCGCCGTACCCGCAAGGCGGCCGCTGCCGCCGAGACCGCCGTCGACACGGCGGAGGGCACGGAGGCCAAGCCGCGCCGCCGCACCCGCAAGACCGCCGAGCCGGTCACGGAGGCCGCTGCCACCGAGGCCCCGGCCACGGAGGACGCCCCGGCCGCCAAGCCGCGCCGCACCCGCAAGACCACCGCTGCCGCCGAGGCCGCCGTGGACACCGCGGAAGGCACGGAGACCAAGCCCCGCCGCACGCGCAAGGCTGCCGCCACCACCGAGGCCCCGGCCACGGAGGACGCCCCGGCCGCCAAGCCGCGCCGCACCCGCAAGACCACCGCTGCCGCCGAGGCCGCCGTGGACACCGCGGAAGGCACGGAGACCAAGCCCCGCCGCACGCGCAAGGCTGCCGCCACCACCGAGGCCCCGGCCACGGAGGAGACCCCGGCCGCCAAGCCGCGCCGCACCCGCAAGACCACCGCTGCCGCCGAGGCCGCCGTGGACACCGCGGAAGGCACCGAGGCCAAGCCCCGCCGCACGCGCAAGGCTGCCGCCACCACCGAGGCCCCGGCCACGGAGGAGACCCCGGCCGCCAAGCCGCGCCGCACCCGCAAGACCACCGCTGCCGCCGAGGCCGCCGTGGACACCGCGGAAGGCACCGAGGCCAAGCCCCGCCGCACGCGCAAGGCTGCCGCCACCACCGAGGCCCCGGCCACGAAGGAGACCCCGGCCGCCAAGCCGCGCCGCACCCGCAAGACCACCGCTGCCGCCGAGGCCGCCGTGGACACCGCGGAAGGCACCGAGGCCAAGCCCCGCCGTACCCGGAAGGCCGCCACCGCCGTGGTGGAGGCCGACGGGGCCGAGGCCGCCGCTCCGAAGGTCCGGCGGACCCGTAAGGCCGTCGCGGCCGCTCCGGAGATTCCGGCGCAGGCCAGTGACGAGCCGGAGGCCGAGCCGCGCCGCCGCACCCGCAAGGCGACGGCCGCCGTGGAGGCCCCGGAGGCCTGACCGGCACCGCACCACGGTGCACACGATCCGCCGATGGCCCGGCCCACTTCCGTGGGCCGGGCCATCGGCGTTCTCCGCGCGCCTGCGTGCCCCTCCGCACCCTGCGCGGGTCCCGTCCGTGCCCGATAGCCTGCTCCTCATGAGCAGGCCCGCGACCTTCGTCCCGCCCCCCGGCGCCCGTGCGTACACCCTGCGGACGGCACGCGGTGAGTTCGCCGTCGTCGACGCGCCCGTGGCCGCCGGGGTCGAGCCCCGGGGAGTCGCGCTGCTGCTGCCGGGGTTCACCGGCAGCAAGGAGGACTTCAACCCGCTGCACGTCCCGCTCGCGGAGCGCGGGTACCGGACCGTGGCCGTCGACGGGCGCGGCCAGTTCGAGTCGGACGGTCCCGCGACCGACGAATCCGCCTACGCGCAGGAGGAGTTGGCGCGAGACGTGCTGGCGCAGGCGGCGGCGCTCGGGCAGCCGGTGCATCTGCTGGGGCACTCGCTCGGCGGGCAGATCTCCCGCGCGGCGGTCCTGCTCGACCACGCACCGTTCCTGTCGCTGACCCTGATGGCGTCCGGCCCGGCGCAGATCTCGGCGTCCCAGCGGGAGCGGGTGAAGCTGTTGCGGGACGCGCTCGCGGTGATGAGCATGGCCGAGGTGTGGGACGCGATCCAGGCGATGGAGACGCCCGAGGAGACCGAGACGCCGTCGCTCGACGGCGGCCTGGACGAACGGGACGACCTGCGGCGCCGCTGGCTGGCCACCAAGCCCGCCCAACTCATCGCCACCGGAAACCAGTTGTGCACGGAGCCGGACCGGATCGCCGAACTGGCCGCCGTACCACTGCCGTTCCATGTGCTGTCGGGCTCCCAGGACGACACCTGGCCGCTGCCGCTGCTCGACGACATGGCGGTACGGCTGCGGGCGCGGCGGACCGTCATCGACGGGGCCGAGCACTCCCCCAACACCGACCGTCCGCTCGCCACCGCCGAGGCGATCGCCGGCTTCTGGGACGGCGGCACGTCCGGGGCGTGACCCCGCGCGCGTACCGGAGCCCGCCGGCCGCGCGCCGGGCTAGTACTGCGCCTGAAGGTGGTCCCAGAAACCGTCCCTGAGGGAGCGGCGCAGGTCCGCCTGGCCGCGCAGGGAGTACTGGAGCAGGCCCTCGGCCTCGACCAGCAGGTCCTGGTCGACGGAGCCCGGCAGGTAGGGGTGGCCGGGGAGCAGTTCGACCAGTGCCTCGCGACCTCGGGAGGCGAGCCACTTCGCGGCGATCTGGGCGCCGACGAAGCGGACGGCCTCGCGGGTGGGGCGGGCGCCGGCCGTGGCCTCGTAGGCGGCGGCCGTGCGCCGGGTGACGTACGGCTTGAAGAACTCCAGGTCGAGGGTGCGCTGGCTGTCCACCTCCCAGAGCAGTGGCTCGGCCTGGTTGCGGCCCTCGGGCGCCTCGATGCCCCAGAGGTGGACGCGGGCGCCGTACCCCTGGGCCGCCTCGACGGCCGACACCAGGTCCTCGTCGCCGCCGAGCAGGGCCGCGTCACTGATCGCGCGGTGCCGGGCGAGGGACTCCAGGTCGGAACGGATCAGGGAGTCGACGCCCTTCTGCTGGTTGTTGGCGTTGAGGTTGCCGAGGCGGACTTTGACGTCGGGGAGTTCGGCGATGGACTGCTGCTCGGCGGTGTGGATGCGGCGGCGGGCGCCGTCGTACCAGTACACGCGGAGCAGCCGGCTGTCCGCGAAGATCGTGCGGGCGCGGTCGATCAGCGCGTCGATCAGCCCCTCGGCGTCGAGGTCGAAGGCCCGGCGGTCCTCGGTCCCGGCGACCAGCCGCCCGGCGGCCGCGTACAGATAGCCCGCGTCGACGAAGATCGCGTGGGTCGAGGGCGTCTTCGCCACCTCGGCGAGCATGCGCTGCAGCAGCTCGTTCGTGCGGTCGATGCGGGCGCCCAGGGCCGCCAGTTCGTCGTTCATCGCCTCCATTGTCCCGTTGGTCACGCTGCGAACACAACCGGTCCCGGTCGGTCCCACGAGGATCGCTTACCGGTCGGTAATTAGACGTTCGAAAAATTTCTTTAGCGTAGGGAATGTTTGTAACAAGAAGCACGTTGACTACGTACGACACCGGATACCCATCCGGTGCTCACAAGTAGTTCTCCGCAGGAGGATGACCAGACGAAGGGAGAAGCCCATGCGCTTCGAAATCATGCGACTCGACCACGTCGACGGGACCACCGTGGACAGCAGGGTCGTGGACGCCGCCTCCGTCAACCGGATCGTTCAGCAGGCCGCCGCCGTAGGACAGCGCCTCTGGATCCGCCCGGCCGAGACCCCGGCCTCGTAGCGGGCACGGCCACTCAAGCTTTCCGGGGGAGCCGAACCGGGCGAAGGGTCAGCTCCCCCGGATGACCTGAGTGATTCCGTTGATGATCTGCTGCACCGCGATCGCGGAGAGCATCATGCCCGCGAGCCGCGTCACCAGGACGACGCCGCCGTCCTTGATGACCCGGATGATCAGCAGCGAGTAACGCATCACCAGCCACAGCACGACGTGGATCGCGAGGATCGCGGACCACACCGAGACCTGCGTGGCGACACTGCCGGCCTTCTGCACGGCCAGGATCACGGACACGATGGCGCCGGGGCCCGCGAGCAGCGGCATGCCCAGCGGTACGAGCGCCACGTTCACGTCCTTGGTCTGCTTCGGCTCGTCGGTCTTGCCGGTGAGCAGGTCCAGCGCGATCAGCAGGAGCAGCAGACCGCCCGCGATCATCAGCGCGGGGACGGAGACGTGCAGGTAGTCGAGGATCTGATGGCCCAGGACGCCGAACGTGGCGATGACACCGAACGCCACGCACACCGCCTGGAAGGCCATGCGCTTCTGCACCTTGGCCGGACGGCCCGCGGTCAGGGCGAGGAAGATCGGGGTGATCCCGGGGGGATCCATGATGACGAAGAGGGTCAGGAACAGGGAGCCGAAGACGGCGATGTCGAACATGGTGTGCCTTGCAGGAGAGAGCCGCCGCCGGCGGCACCCGTCCGGCGAGGCGGACAGGCGGGCACGGCGGCCGTACTACGGACGTACTGGGGAAGGGTGAGGAGGGTGGCGCCGGATCGTGGGCGCCGGGCGGTCAGATTCCGCCGGTTCCCGGGACCGGGAACGCTCCGGTCGCGCGCCGGGTGATCTCCCCGTAGACCTCGGGGTCGGTCGTGAAGGCGCCGAGCGACACCGTCTTGCGGCTGCCGTGGTAGTCCGAGGAACCCGTGACCAGCAGGCCCAGCTCGTCGGCGAGGGCCCGCAGCCGGGTCCGGGCGTCGGCGTCGTGGTCCATGTGGTCGACCTCGATGCCGTCGAGACCGGCGGCGGCCATCTCGGCGATCGCCGACTCGGGGACCGTGCGGCCGCGTTTGACGGCGGCCGGATGCGCGAAGACGGTCACCCCGCCCGCGCCCTTGACCAGCCGGATCGCCTCGAAGGGGTCGGTCTCGTGCTTCGGCACGTAAGCCCGGCCGCCGTCGGCGAGCCACTCCTCGGTGAACGCGTCGCTCACCGTCGCCACGACGCCCAGCTCGACCAGGGCGGTGGCGACGTGCGGGCGCCCCACGGAACCGCCGGCGGCGATCCGCTCGACCTGCTCCCAGGTGACGGGCACGCCCAGCGCGTTCAGCCGGGAGACCATGCCCCGGGCCCGCGGCACCCGGTCGTCCCGGACCAGCTCGCGCTCGGCGAGCAGGGCGGGCTCCTCGGGGTCGAAGAGGTAGGCCAGCAGGTGCATCGAGACGCCGTCGATCCGGCACGACAGCTCGGCGCCGGTGACCAGGGTGAGCCCCGCGGGCAGCGCGGCGATCGCCTCGCCGTACCCGCGGGTGGTGTCGTGGTCGGTCAGCGCGACGACGTCCAGTCCGGCGGCGGCGGCGTTGCGCACCAGCTCGGCCGGCGTGTCCGTGCCGTCGGAGGCCGTGGAGTGACAGTGCAGATCGACGCGCACGGTGACTCCAGACAGGGGACGGGACGGACGGGACACCTAAGGATAGCGGTGTTTTCCCGCCCGCCTGTCACACCCGCAACCGCCTGTCACCCCCTACCGAAACCCGCTCAGAGGCGTGGGGAACAACGCGTGCGACCACGGGGACACCCGCGCCCTCCCCCGAACGGCCCGGTCCACCGCCCCGGGGCGCTACGGCCGGAGCAGGCGCGGCGACAACGCCCCGCACGGCACCAGGTCCAGCTCCGCGCCCGCGTCCCGCAGGTCGGTCAGCACCAGCTCGTCGTACATGAGCAGCCCGGCCTGCTCGGGCCACATCACCGCCCACAGCCACATGCCGAGCGCCTCGCCCGCGAAGACGGCGCGGTCGTCGGGGGTGCGGTAGACGTGCCAGAGCGGGGTCGGGCGGCCGGCGGCCAGGACCTTGACCTGGGGCGGCTTCTCCACGTTCATGTACGACCCCGGGTCCGGTCCGTCGATGCCCGCGTAGCGCGCGCCGAGACCGACGCCGAGTTCCTCGGCGACGAGGATCAGCTCGCCGGGGCCGCCGAGCGGGCCGGGACCCGAGCACGCGACGGCGGTCGCGCGGCCGCCGCTGCGGTCGTCACCCGCGTAGCCCACACCGGTGAACAGCCAGCCGACCGGCAGCGGCCAGGGCATCCACACCGGCACCTGCGTGCGGTGCACCACCACGTTCAGAGCCTCGACGCTGGGCGGGATCACGGGCTGCAGCGGATACACCGCGCCGTGCACATCGCACTGCCACGTATCGGCGAAGAGACCGGGAGCCCTGACCCGGCCACCGCACCTCGGGCAACTGGGTTCGCCCCTCATAGGGCTCCACGGTCCTACCCCGGCCCGCCCACGTCAAGGACGATCACCCGTCCGGACGGAACGGCGACCGCGACACACATAGATGTAGCTTGCATTTATTAGAGCGGCTAACTTACTGTGTGCATAAACCAACTATCCGCCTGGGACGGGAGAAGCACATGGACCCCCTCGACGCGGGAGCCGGGAGCATCCTGCGACAGCCCAAGGCCGTCTGGGCCACGGCCGGCGCCTCCGTCGTCGCCTTCATGGGCATCGGCCTCGTCGACCCGATCCTGCCGTCCATCGCGCGGGGCCTCGACGCCACCGCCGGGCAGGTGTCCCTGCTCTTCACCTCGTACTTCCTGATCACCGCGATCGCGATGCTGCTGACCGGCTTCGTCTCCAGCCGCATCGGCGGCCGCAGGACCCTGCTGCTGGGGCTCGCCTTCGTGGTCGTCTTCGCGGGCCTGGCCGGCACCTCCGGCTCGGTCGGCCAGCTCGTCGGCTTCCGGGCGGGCTGGGGCCTCGGCAACGCGCTGTTCGTCTCGACCGCCCTCGCGGTGATCGTCGGCGCGGCGGCGGGCGGCAGCGCCGCGGCGATCCTGCTCTACGAGTCCGCCCTGGGCCTCGGCATGGCCTGCGGCCCCCTGCTCGGCGCGGTCCTCGGCAACATCAGCTGGCGCTACCCCTTCTTCGGCACGGCCACGCTGATGGCGATCGGCTTCCTGTGCATCACGGCGTTCCTGAAGGAGCAGCCCGAGCCGGCCCGCAGGACCTCGCTGCTGGACCCCCTCAAGGCGCTCGGCCACGGCGGCCTGGCCTCGGCGGCGGTGTCGGCGTTCTTCTACAACTACACGTTCTTCACCGTGCTGGCCTTCACGCCGTTCGTGCTGGACATGTCCCCGTACCGCTCGGGCGCGGTGTTCTTCGCCTGGGGCCTGCTGCTCGCCGTCTTCTCGGTGATCGTGGCCCCGCGCATGCAGGAGCGGTTCGGCTCGCTCAAGGTGCTCGGCGGCTCGCTGGTGCTGCTCGCGGCGGACGTCCTCGTGCTCGGCTACGGCGACCACACCACGGCCGTCGTCTGCACGGTCCTGTCCGGTGCGTTCATCGGCGTGAACAACACCGTCTACACCGAACTCGCCCTCGGCGTGTCGGACGCCCCTCGCCCGGTGGCGAGCGCGGGCTACAACTTCGTCCGCTGGTTCGCGGCGGCCGCCGCCCCCTGGTTCGCGCCGAAGATCGAGGAGTGGACGGACGTCCACATGCCGTTCGTCGTCGCGGCGGTGACGGCGGCCCTGGGCGCGGTCGTGGTCCTCGTCCGGCGCCGGGCCCTCACTCTCGAGGCCGAGGAGCAGGCACCGCGGCACGCCTCGCAGGACGGGGTCGGCGTCTTCGCCAACTGACCACCGAGGAGCAGGCTTTGGTGAGCTTGCTCACTCCGGCTCAGTCCAGCGGGACGGATCTGCGGGCGGGGTCCCTCAGGTCCGTCCCGTGCGCGAGCCAGCGCTCGTGGAGGGCCTGGGCGCCGTGAACCCGCTTCCAGGCGGCCTCGTTGGGGGTCATCGGCAGCAGCGGCAGGAACCGTACGGGGTCCAGCGGATCGTCGAGGGCCAGATCCTCCACGAGACCGCCGGGCTCGCCCACCAGGACCGAGGTGAACGGGGCGCCGGGCCACAGCGGCTCACCGACGTCCAGGGAGGCGCCCGGAGTCACCACCAGACCCTCCACCTGCGGGGACGCGGCGAGGACGGCGAGCGGACGCAGGACCGGGTCGGTGTCGGCGACGCCCGCGCGGACGGACAGGACCAGCTCGGCACGGGGACCCTTGACCGGGTCGGCGAGCATCGCCGTGGGGTCCGTCATGGGGTGGGCGGACATGCCGAGGGTGGCGTAACGGAGGACGTCCCCCTCCTGGAACCGGAGCACCTCGATGCGGTCCGTGCCGAGGAAGGTGACCGCGGCGCGCGCGTCCGGTTCGCCCAGCGCGGTGTTCAACCGTGCCTCGACCAGAGGAAGAACATCAACCATGCGGTGAGCATAGAACTCGCCAGCTGCGGGCAAAGCGGCGCCTTGACAGTATGGGCGGCTGGTACTCTGAGCCGGTGGTTCGGGGCAGCACGCAGAAGCGTCGCTATCAAGTCCCGACGCCGACGAGACTCCCTTACGAGGGACCGGCCGGAGGAGGTGGGGCTGTCATGGATCGAAGTCGACCGTGCAGTACCACTCGCTCTTCCTGCCTTTGATGTAACTCCTGGCTGGTTGCCGGCTGCCGCCTTCCTGTGCGCGTCACCGTTCGGAAGAGCACTTCGTTTCGCTTTGCCTGATCCGTCTGATCGCCTGATCCGCCCGATCTGAATCAGTTCTGCATCAGTAGCGAAGTCGCCACCGCGACGGTGCGGTGCTCCCCGCTTTGCGGACGTGCCAAACATGCGTTGTCAGGACGTCCCCATTCCGGGTAGTTCCACCCGTCGCCGCGCGCACTGTCGCTGCCCGCCCGCGAAGGAGCCTGCCCATGTCGATGATTCGCGACCTGCGTGCCGTGGTCCGCCCGTCCTCCCGTGTCTCGCTGCGCAAGGACGCCGGCGCCTCCTACGACACCACCCGCGACCCCGGCACGCCCTCGGCGGTCGTGGACTGCGCCGTCTACCGGGACGGCGCCCGCGTGGCGAGCGACAAGCCGCTGACCCCGCAGGAGGCGATGCGGCAGGTGCGCCGCGACGGCGGCTTCGTGTGGATCGGGCTGCACGAGCCGACCGAGGGTGAATTCTCCGGTATCGCGAGCGAGTTCGGGCTGCACCCGCTGGCCGTCGAGGACGCGGTGCAGGCGCACCAGCGGCCGAAGCTGGAGCGCTACGACGACTCGCTGTTCACGGTCTTCAAGACCATCCACTACGTCGAGCACGACCGGCTCACGGCCAACAGCGAGGTCGTCGAGACCGGCGAGGTCATGTGCTTCACCGGCCGGGACTTCTTCATCACCGTCCGGCACGGCGGCCAGGGCTCGCTCAGGGCGCTGCGCCACCGCCTCCAGGACGACCCCGAACTGCTCGCGAAGGGCCCCTCGGCCGTCCTGCACGCCATCGCCGACCACGTCGTGGACGGCTACATCGCGGTCGCCGACGCGGTGCAGGACGACATCGACGAGGTGGAGACCGAGGTCTTCTCGCCGGGCCGCAGGGGCGGTGTCTCGCGCGGTGTGGACTCGGCGCGGATCTACCAACTCAAGCGTGAGGTGCTGGAGTTCAAGCGGGCGGTGGCGCCGCTGCTGCGGCCCATGCAGC of the Streptomyces sp. 1222.5 genome contains:
- a CDS encoding suppressor of fused domain protein, translating into MVDVLPLVEARLNTALGEPDARAAVTFLGTDRIEVLRFQEGDVLRYATLGMSAHPMTDPTAMLADPVKGPRAELVLSVRAGVADTDPVLRPLAVLAASPQVEGLVVTPGASLDVGEPLWPGAPFTSVLVGEPGGLVEDLALDDPLDPVRFLPLLPMTPNEAAWKRVHGAQALHERWLAHGTDLRDPARRSVPLD
- a CDS encoding MFS transporter, producing the protein MDPLDAGAGSILRQPKAVWATAGASVVAFMGIGLVDPILPSIARGLDATAGQVSLLFTSYFLITAIAMLLTGFVSSRIGGRRTLLLGLAFVVVFAGLAGTSGSVGQLVGFRAGWGLGNALFVSTALAVIVGAAAGGSAAAILLYESALGLGMACGPLLGAVLGNISWRYPFFGTATLMAIGFLCITAFLKEQPEPARRTSLLDPLKALGHGGLASAAVSAFFYNYTFFTVLAFTPFVLDMSPYRSGAVFFAWGLLLAVFSVIVAPRMQERFGSLKVLGGSLVLLAADVLVLGYGDHTTAVVCTVLSGAFIGVNNTVYTELALGVSDAPRPVASAGYNFVRWFAAAAAPWFAPKIEEWTDVHMPFVVAAVTAALGAVVVLVRRRALTLEAEEQAPRHASQDGVGVFAN
- a CDS encoding MarC family protein — encoded protein: MFDIAVFGSLFLTLFVIMDPPGITPIFLALTAGRPAKVQKRMAFQAVCVAFGVIATFGVLGHQILDYLHVSVPALMIAGGLLLLLIALDLLTGKTDEPKQTKDVNVALVPLGMPLLAGPGAIVSVILAVQKAGSVATQVSVWSAILAIHVVLWLVMRYSLLIIRVIKDGGVVLVTRLAGMMLSAIAVQQIINGITQVIRGS
- a CDS encoding DEAD/DEAH box helicase, whose translation is MTLPVALSGTDVIGQAKTGTGKTLGFGLPLLERVTVPADVEAGRATPEALTDAPQALVVVPTRELCTQVTNDLLTAGKVRNVRVLAIYGGRAYEPQVEALKKGVDVVVGTPGRLLDLAGQKKLNLNHIKSLVLDEADEMLDLGFLPDVEKIINLLPARRQTMLFSATMPGAVIGLARRYMSQPTHIRATAPDDEGMTVANIKQFVYRAHSMDKPEMIARILQSEGRGLAMIFCRTKRTAADIAEQLQRRGFASGAVHGDLGQGAREQALRAFRNGKVDVLVCTDVAARGIDVEGVTHVINYQSPEDEKTYLHRVGRTGRAGAKGTAITFVDWDDIPRWQLINKALELDFNDPAETYSSSPHLFSDLGIPAGTKGILPRSERTRAGLGAEELEDLGETGGRGARGGRGDRGDRGGRGGRAQSETAEQERPARTPRRRRRTRGGAPADATATSAPAPSVESGTEEAQAARTPRRRRRTRGGAPGEALPAAATVTADEAAVEAVDTVEAPAEPAAAEKPRRRRTRRTAEQPATETAVEPTVAAGPVSEPVVEAAPAEEAAPRRRTRKAAAAAETAVDTAEGTEAKPRRRTRKTAEPVTEAAATEAPATEDAPAAKPRRTRKTTAAAEAAVDTAEGTETKPRRTRKAAATTEAPATEDAPAAKPRRTRKTTAAAEAAVDTAEGTETKPRRTRKAAATTEAPATEETPAAKPRRTRKTTAAAEAAVDTAEGTEAKPRRTRKAAATTEAPATEETPAAKPRRTRKTTAAAEAAVDTAEGTEAKPRRTRKAAATTEAPATKETPAAKPRRTRKTTAAAEAAVDTAEGTEAKPRRTRKAATAVVEADGAEAAAPKVRRTRKAVAAAPEIPAQASDEPEAEPRRRTRKATAAVEAPEA
- a CDS encoding DUF6758 family protein; amino-acid sequence: MRGEPSCPRCGGRVRAPGLFADTWQCDVHGAVYPLQPVIPPSVEALNVVVHRTQVPVWMPWPLPVGWLFTGVGYAGDDRSGGRATAVACSGPGPLGGPGELILVAEELGVGLGARYAGIDGPDPGSYMNVEKPPQVKVLAAGRPTPLWHVYRTPDDRAVFAGEALGMWLWAVMWPEQAGLLMYDELVLTDLRDAGAELDLVPCGALSPRLLRP
- a CDS encoding NYN domain-containing protein → MNDELAALGARIDRTNELLQRMLAEVAKTPSTHAIFVDAGYLYAAAGRLVAGTEDRRAFDLDAEGLIDALIDRARTIFADSRLLRVYWYDGARRRIHTAEQQSIAELPDVKVRLGNLNANNQQKGVDSLIRSDLESLARHRAISDAALLGGDEDLVSAVEAAQGYGARVHLWGIEAPEGRNQAEPLLWEVDSQRTLDLEFFKPYVTRRTAAAYEATAGARPTREAVRFVGAQIAAKWLASRGREALVELLPGHPYLPGSVDQDLLVEAEGLLQYSLRGQADLRRSLRDGFWDHLQAQY
- a CDS encoding PHP domain-containing protein; the protein is MRVDLHCHSTASDGTDTPAELVRNAAAAGLDVVALTDHDTTRGYGEAIAALPAGLTLVTGAELSCRIDGVSMHLLAYLFDPEEPALLAERELVRDDRVPRARGMVSRLNALGVPVTWEQVERIAAGGSVGRPHVATALVELGVVATVSDAFTEEWLADGGRAYVPKHETDPFEAIRLVKGAGGVTVFAHPAAVKRGRTVPESAIAEMAAAGLDGIEVDHMDHDADARTRLRALADELGLLVTGSSDYHGSRKTVSLGAFTTDPEVYGEITRRATGAFPVPGTGGI
- a CDS encoding ferritin-like fold-containing protein yields the protein MTSSDKPENASAASAEPTGVAAQDWAQASADPQYRAAVVDLLGALAYGELAAFERLAEDAKLAPTLADKAELAKMASAEFHHFERLRDRLTEIGEEPTAAMDPFVAALDGFHRQTAPSDWLEGLVKAYVGDSIASDFYREVAARLDSDSRELVLAVLDDTGHAEFAVEKVRAAIDADPRVGGRLALWARRLMGEALSQSQRVVADRDALSTMLVGGVADGFDLAEVGRMFSRITEAHTKRMAALGLAA
- a CDS encoding alpha/beta fold hydrolase, with product MSRPATFVPPPGARAYTLRTARGEFAVVDAPVAAGVEPRGVALLLPGFTGSKEDFNPLHVPLAERGYRTVAVDGRGQFESDGPATDESAYAQEELARDVLAQAAALGQPVHLLGHSLGGQISRAAVLLDHAPFLSLTLMASGPAQISASQRERVKLLRDALAVMSMAEVWDAIQAMETPEETETPSLDGGLDERDDLRRRWLATKPAQLIATGNQLCTEPDRIAELAAVPLPFHVLSGSQDDTWPLPLLDDMAVRLRARRTVIDGAEHSPNTDRPLATAEAIAGFWDGGTSGA